TGAATGAGCATGACGCATACCCTACGTGGGATAATTTTGCCGTATTGCATTTTTCCAAAACAGTATAATAATTTCATTATATGCTTGGAGATATGCATGAGATCACCTTGCATGTGTGCTTCATATATCCTTTAGCTTTTGTTATTCAAGTCATGCTTCTTACACGTGGGCGGATCCAGCGTGTAAGGAGAAGGGTACAGGCTCCCGCTCAATTTCTTATTTTTAGTGGATTtagctctctttttttttgtaattGCAAAGTCACCATCACTTATATGTCCTCGCTCAATTTTTGACTGGGTCCGCCCCTGGTAGCTTGCAAATAATGTTTTTCAGATTAAAGATCTTTAAAATAGACGAGACTTCTAAATAACACCGTCACGAAAAGGGTATGTTGCATCTGGTTTTTAAAATGCATCCCTGGCGCATGTATTATATGTACTGTATCCATTTGATGTACACCCGGTGGAAAGGTTATAACAGGACCGTGTTCCTTACTTTTTTTCTAGTATATATCTTtttgaattatatttattaagtTACTATGCACCAATACGGAAAAGACATAAgctaatagaaaaaataaacaattcacttatacttcaacaatATCGATTATTTCTTTGACACATTTTTTTTTCGTTAACTAAGGTGGTGTGACGCAAATGGAGTCGTTCCTGACAAAGTTCTTCCCGGAAGTGCTCAACGGGACGAAGAACACGAAGCGCGACGCCTACTGCAAATATGACGACCAGCTGCTCACGGCGTTCACCTCGTCTTTGTTTATCGCCGCGATGCTGTCGTCGTTGGTGGCGAGCCGTGTGACGCGGACGGTGGGACGCCAAGCCATCATGCTGATCGGCGGCGTGTTGTTCCTCGCAGGCTCCGCCGTCAATGCCGGCGCCATCAACATAGCCATGCTAATCGTGGGTCGGATGTTGCTCGGCTTCGGAGTTGGGTTCACTGCACAGGTCAAGTTCGTCAAAAGTCTATAGTGCAGAGGCCCAGTAATGTTCAATGTTCTACGTCTTGGCCTAGTGTCTAAAGAAAATTAAACTGCAGGCGGCTCCTTTGTATCTCTCGGAGACATCACCGGCAAGGTGGCGCGGCGCATTCACCACGGCCTACAACATCTTCCTCGTGTTGGGTACACTGGCCGCAACCGTCACCAACTACTTCACTAACCGCATCCCGGGCTGGGGCTGGCGCGTGTCGCTCGGCCTCGCCGCCGTTCCTGCCGCCATCGTCATCCTGGGCGCCCTGTTCGTCCCGGACACACCCAGCAGCATGGTCTTGCGCGGCAAGCCTAACAAGGCCCGCGAGTCGCTGCAGAACATCCGTGGTCCGGGCGCAGACGTCGAAACCGAGTTCGAGGACATCGTCCGCgccgtggaggaggcgcgccGGAACGACGAGGGCGCATACGAGAGGCTACGCAGCAAGGGTTACCGGCACTACCTTGTGATGGTGGTGGCCATCCCCACGTTCTTCGACCTCACCGGCGTGATCGTCATGGCCGTGTTCTCGCCGGTGCTGTTCCGGACGGTCGGGTTCAGCAGCCAGAAGGCGATCTTTGGATCCGTGATTCTTAGCCTCGTGAACTTGACCTCGACATCATTGTCTTCCTTCGTCATGGACCGCTCCGGTCGCAGGTTCTTGTTTTTCACCGGTGGTGCAGCAATGATCATTTGCCAGGTAATCCTAAATCTCAATTTCTCATTTCACATACTACAGAGCCATTAATTATGTCGTTCACAGCGTCCAGCTCAAATTTCTCACTCTCCTGTCACTCTTCAAATAAGCTGGCCATGTCATGTACGCTGGCTGATCATCTGGGGAACCACCACTCGGTGACGATGACGCGGAACTACGCAGTGGCCGAGCTGGTGCTCATGTGCTTGTACACGTTCAGCTTCGGCATGTCGTGGGGGCCGCTCAAGTGGGTGGTGCCGAGCGAGATCTACCCCGTGGAGATCAGGTCGGCGGCGCAGGCCATGACCGTGTCCATCGCGCTGTGCCTCTCCTTCGCGCAGACACAGGTGTTCACCACCCTGCTCTGCGCCATGAGGTACGCGATATTCCTGTTCTACGCCGGCTGGGTTCTGGTCATGACAGCATTCATCGCCGCGTTCCTGCCGGAGACCAAAGGCGTGCCGCTGGAGGCCATGCGGTTGGTTTGGGCGCGGCACTGGTACTGGAGGAGGTTCGTCAGGGATGCCAAGCAGGAGGTTCAAGTGAACTGAGAAAAAGATGGAGAATGCAGCAATAGAATAATGAACTGATGATTTACCACCCAAAATATCGACCCTTTAATTATGATATCATCCTGTCAATGTAGCGTTTTCTCTCTCCTCGTTGTGCCAGCCTCGTGGGACAGTGCGTTGATGGTTTTTGCATACATCTCTCCCGGTGGACCGGAGGCTTCAGGAATTCGAAAGCTCGAATTGGTGCGGTGCGATCTTGTGAGCTGTGGCACGGCCGCTCATAGCCGTTTGAGAGGGAACGTCGCGAACAGCAACGGTACAGCGCGAGTTGGACTGGCTCGTGGCCTTGGGCTAAAAGGTCCTAAGGCCCACGACAGAGTCTTGGGAAATCGAACTGCCTGGCGGTCGTGTCTGTACGTGTGGGCTGGAGGTCGCGTGCGATGCGAGATTTGATTTTCTggtctatttatttatatatatatatcggaaTTA
This genomic window from Phragmites australis chromosome 7, lpPhrAust1.1, whole genome shotgun sequence contains:
- the LOC133923525 gene encoding sugar transport protein MST1-like; amino-acid sequence: MAEGGFAAAEGGRVRDYSGGVTFSVVVTCLMAASCGLIFGYDIGISGGVTQMESFLTKFFPEVLNGTKNTKRDAYCKYDDQLLTAFTSSLFIAAMLSSLVASRVTRTVGRQAIMLIGGVLFLAGSAVNAGAINIAMLIVGRMLLGFGVGFTAQAAPLYLSETSPARWRGAFTTAYNIFLVLGTLAATVTNYFTNRIPGWGWRVSLGLAAVPAAIVILGALFVPDTPSSMVLRGKPNKARESLQNIRGPGADVETEFEDIVRAVEEARRNDEGAYERLRSKGYRHYLVMVVAIPTFFDLTGVIVMAVFSPVLFRTVGFSSQKAIFGSVILSLVNLTSTSLSSFVMDRSGRRFLFFTGGAAMIICQLAMSCTLADHLGNHHSVTMTRNYAVAELVLMCLYTFSFGMSWGPLKWVVPSEIYPVEIRSAAQAMTVSIALCLSFAQTQVFTTLLCAMRYAIFLFYAGWVLVMTAFIAAFLPETKGVPLEAMRLVWARHWYWRRFVRDAKQEVQVN